The Prevotella sp. E9-3 genome has a window encoding:
- a CDS encoding four helix bundle suffix domain-containing protein, with amino-acid sequence MPEINNNAMGAKPLPKVLLNEVQYQDLYFYQKTEVLYSLTFHFAKRFLSNKGDRTVDQMIQAARSGKQNIIEGFADGMTSTEMQLKLLNVARASLKELRADYQDYLCTRHLTIWEASHPRYDDMLDFCRKHNKVSDYEPFFSRWGDEEICNIALTLLHMTDKMMKTYLGGLDQQFVTQGGIKERMYAARTGYRKGIDEELQRLTDENKSLRQQVPILEQRIEELEREKLHLQAELMKARSRGAI; translated from the coding sequence ATGCCAGAAATAAATAATAACGCAATGGGTGCTAAGCCGTTGCCGAAGGTGTTGCTGAATGAGGTGCAGTATCAGGACCTCTACTTCTATCAGAAGACAGAGGTGCTCTATTCACTAACCTTCCATTTTGCAAAGCGTTTCCTTTCGAATAAGGGCGACCGTACCGTTGATCAGATGATACAGGCAGCTCGCTCGGGCAAGCAGAACATCATCGAAGGTTTTGCCGACGGCATGACGTCAACAGAGATGCAACTGAAGCTGCTGAACGTAGCTCGCGCATCCCTGAAAGAATTGCGTGCCGACTATCAGGACTACCTGTGTACCCGTCATCTGACAATATGGGAGGCATCGCACCCACGCTACGACGATATGCTGGACTTCTGCCGTAAACACAATAAGGTGAGCGACTATGAGCCTTTTTTCAGTCGTTGGGGCGACGAAGAGATATGCAACATTGCCCTGACTCTTCTCCACATGACCGACAAGATGATGAAGACTTACCTGGGAGGCTTGGATCAGCAATTTGTGACGCAAGGAGGCATCAAGGAGCGCATGTATGCCGCCCGCACAGGCTACAGAAAAGGTATAGACGAGGAGCTGCAGCGCCTGACAGACGAGAATAAGAGCCTGCGTCAGCAGGTGCCTATACTGGAGCAGCGCATTGAGGAACTCGAGCGCGAGAAACTGCATCTGCAGGCCGAACTAATGAAAGCAAGGAGTAGGGGAGCTATTTGA
- a CDS encoding aminopeptidase C, which translates to MKKATLIMLTTGIVLSAAAQTKNGGISEQMLRDIQKEQHIDNAEKALMNAIAGNSIDDLTRSHANQGQLDTYFSVETKKQSITDQKQSGRCWMFSGMNVLRADFQKRTDSLTVEFSQAYLFFWDQLEKANLMLQGVIDCADKPMDDQRVQFFFHYPIGDGGTFCGVADLAEKYGLVPSEVMPETFSSDNTSRARALISSKLREYGLELRSMAQKGKKQAALEKAKTRMLSQIYRMLQFTIGNPVEKFTYAFKDSKGKTVGKTKEYTPLEFYKEVVGQQLNGTFIMAMNDPRREYYKTYEVEYDRHTYDGHNWKYVNLPMEDIEQMAIAALKDGRKLYSSYDVAKFLDRKRGYADLENFDYGTLFGTTFSMSKADRIATFDSGSTHAMTLSAVDLDEKGQPKKWKVENSWGASWGQQGSLIMTAQWFREFMFRLVVPNEYVPAKVMKAYNTTPVMVMPEDPLFQLDE; encoded by the coding sequence ATGAAAAAAGCAACGCTCATCATGCTGACTACCGGTATCGTTCTATCGGCAGCAGCTCAGACAAAAAATGGCGGCATCTCGGAACAGATGTTACGCGACATTCAGAAAGAACAACATATTGATAATGCCGAGAAAGCGCTGATGAATGCCATTGCCGGCAACAGCATCGACGACCTGACTCGCAGTCATGCCAATCAAGGACAGTTGGATACTTACTTCAGCGTGGAAACAAAAAAGCAGTCCATCACCGACCAGAAACAGAGCGGACGCTGCTGGATGTTCAGCGGCATGAACGTGCTGAGAGCTGATTTCCAGAAACGTACTGACTCGCTCACGGTGGAGTTCTCACAGGCCTACCTTTTCTTCTGGGACCAGTTGGAGAAAGCTAACCTGATGCTGCAGGGCGTGATAGACTGTGCCGACAAACCTATGGACGACCAGCGCGTGCAGTTCTTCTTCCACTACCCCATTGGCGATGGCGGCACCTTCTGCGGTGTGGCCGACCTGGCTGAGAAATACGGACTGGTGCCCAGTGAGGTGATGCCCGAGACTTTCAGCAGCGACAACACCAGTCGTGCACGTGCCCTCATATCATCGAAACTGCGTGAGTACGGACTGGAACTGCGCAGTATGGCCCAGAAAGGCAAAAAGCAGGCTGCACTGGAGAAAGCAAAGACACGCATGCTGAGCCAGATTTACCGTATGCTGCAGTTCACCATCGGCAACCCTGTGGAGAAATTCACATATGCCTTCAAGGACAGCAAAGGCAAGACCGTAGGCAAGACAAAGGAATACACTCCGCTGGAATTCTATAAGGAGGTGGTGGGCCAACAACTGAACGGCACATTCATCATGGCCATGAACGACCCTCGCCGCGAATACTACAAGACCTACGAGGTGGAGTACGACCGCCACACCTATGACGGTCACAACTGGAAATACGTGAACCTGCCCATGGAGGATATTGAGCAGATGGCTATCGCTGCCTTGAAGGACGGAAGAAAACTGTACAGCAGTTACGATGTAGCAAAGTTCCTGGACCGCAAACGCGGCTATGCCGACTTGGAGAATTTCGACTACGGCACACTCTTCGGCACCACATTCTCTATGTCGAAAGCCGACCGCATTGCTACTTTCGACAGCGGTTCTACTCATGCCATGACCCTATCGGCTGTTGATCTGGACGAGAAGGGACAGCCAAAGAAATGGAAGGTAGAAAACTCATGGGGTGCTTCGTGGGGACAGCAAGGCAGTCTTATCATGACTGCCCAGTGGTTCCGCGAGTTCATGTTCCGCCTGGTGGTGCCCAACGAGTATGTACCCGCCAAGGTGATGAAGGCCTACAACACCACTCCTGTCATGGTGATGCCTGAGGACCCATTGTTCCAATTGGACGAATAG
- a CDS encoding TetR/AcrR family transcriptional regulator yields the protein MSISKTRQLLVDVARQLFAKNGLENTTMNDIAQASGKGRRTLYTYFKSKDDIYYAVIETELERLSDQLDEVAARKISPHEKVIELIYTHLNMIRETVVRNGNLRAEFFRNIWMVEKVRKHFDLAEVELFRKVFAEGKEDGEFDIENVNLVADICHYCIKGLEVPYIYGRIAHGMKEEDTKPQVAKFVYGALGKHKSAQ from the coding sequence ATGTCGATATCGAAAACTAGACAACTTCTTGTAGATGTGGCTCGCCAGTTATTCGCAAAAAACGGTCTGGAGAACACAACGATGAACGACATTGCCCAAGCCTCGGGCAAAGGCCGTCGCACGCTCTACACCTATTTTAAATCAAAAGACGATATCTACTATGCCGTGATTGAGACTGAATTGGAGCGACTGAGCGACCAATTGGACGAAGTGGCAGCACGGAAAATCAGTCCTCACGAAAAGGTGATTGAACTTATCTACACCCACCTGAATATGATTCGCGAAACGGTGGTGCGCAACGGAAACCTGCGCGCCGAGTTTTTCCGCAACATCTGGATGGTCGAAAAAGTGCGCAAGCATTTCGATCTAGCTGAGGTAGAGCTGTTCCGCAAGGTATTTGCCGAAGGAAAGGAAGACGGCGAGTTCGACATTGAGAACGTGAACCTTGTGGCCGACATCTGCCACTACTGTATCAAGGGTCTGGAAGTGCCCTATATCTATGGACGTATAGCCCATGGCATGAAAGAAGAAGACACCAAGCCCCAGGTAGCCAAATTTGTTTATGGTGCACTGGGCAAACATAAATCAGCCCAATAA